In Xenopus tropicalis strain Nigerian chromosome 5, UCB_Xtro_10.0, whole genome shotgun sequence, one genomic interval encodes:
- the LOC100135146 gene encoding uncharacterized protein LOC100135146 precursor: MKNLVALLLLSLLYLHGTTSLAEDINSDAETLPAFCTSYKCPRYQLIKKYEKFEHRIYNATNWVTTSLKLDFLGIGLAKSFKRLLDYINGKNSEGLVMKMTVPVRIKVPRSDILSTNATMSFFVPPAVDTLPTPLNPDIYVEQLPEISVYVRSFGGYALNSDYEKQAKILVEELEALELSYNSSYGTAAGYNDPLTFFNRHNEVWYMAL, encoded by the exons ATGAAGAACCTGGTGGCCCTGTTACTGCTGAGCCTGCTGTATCTGCATGGCACTACATCACTGGCTGAAGACATTAACTCAGATGCAGAAACGCTACCTGCATTTTGTACCAGTTATAAGTGTCCAAGGTATCAACTAATCAAAAAATATGAG AAATTTGAACATAGAATTTATAATGCAACTAACTGGGTCACCACATCTCTAaagctggacttccttggcatTGGACTAGCTAAAAGCTTCAAACGCCTGCTGGATTATatcaatgggaaaaattctgaag GTCTAGTGATGAAGATGACTGTCCCAGTCCGTATAAAGGTTCCACGGAGCGATATTTTATCTACTAACGCTACTATGTCATTCTTTGTGCCACCAGCTGTGGACACTCTGCCCACTCCCCTAAACCCTGATATTTATGTTGAACAGCTCCCCGAAATATCAGTATATGTCAG ATCATTTGGTGGCTATGCTCTGAACTCCGACTATGAAAAACAAGCTAAAATACTTGTTGAGGAACTGGAGGCCCTGGAACTGTCTTATAATAGCTCCTATGGGACGGCTGCAGGCTACAATGATCCCTTAACATTTTTCAATCGTCACAATGAAGTTTGGTACATGGCACTGTAA